One genomic region from Paramicrobacterium agarici encodes:
- a CDS encoding nucleoside deaminase: MTVQTTTRADEKYLARAIDIATENVRTQGGPFGALVVTADGQEFEGVNRVTANLDPTAHAEVSAIRAACTGTGTFDLSGAVLYTSCEPCPMCLASALWARLDRIVFAANRDDAAAAGFDDATFYRFFDDPSVRQGMLPVSVIALEDAIRTAPFIEWGNTTSRIEY, encoded by the coding sequence ATGACCGTTCAAACCACGACGCGCGCCGACGAGAAGTACCTCGCTCGCGCCATCGACATTGCCACTGAGAATGTTCGCACGCAGGGCGGGCCTTTCGGCGCCCTCGTCGTCACGGCTGACGGCCAGGAGTTCGAGGGCGTCAATCGCGTGACAGCGAATCTCGATCCGACAGCGCACGCCGAGGTATCGGCGATCAGAGCGGCCTGCACCGGAACGGGAACATTCGACCTCAGCGGAGCTGTGCTGTACACGAGCTGCGAGCCGTGCCCCATGTGCCTGGCCTCGGCGCTCTGGGCACGTCTCGATCGCATTGTCTTTGCGGCGAATCGCGACGATGCGGCGGCAGCCGGATTCGACGACGCCACGTTCTACCGCTTCTTCGACGACCCCTCCGTGCGACAGGGCATGCTCCCCGTCTCGGTGATCGCGCTCGAAGACGCGATCAGGACCGCGCCCTTCATCGAGTGGGGCAATACGACGTCGCGCATCGAGTACTGA
- the xdhB gene encoding xanthine dehydrogenase molybdopterin binding subunit encodes MSALSERPENPVVGVREPHESAVGHVTGAALYTDDIAVRGDALTAWPVQAPHAHALVTDMRVERALAVPGVVRVLTADDVPGINDAGVKGDEPLFPTEVMYYGHAVCWVLGETPEAARLGAAAVEVDYEPLPSLVTIREAIEAESFQGPQRLTKRGDADAALATAPRVFEGVTEFPGQEHFYLETMASLAYYDEGGTLYVQAGTQHPSETQEIVAHVLGLTNNEVAVQCIRMGGGFGGKEMQPHGLAAIAAIGTSLTGRPVRLRLNRTQDITITGKRHGFHVSWKAGFSDEGKILALKATLTADGGWSLDLSEAVLGRALCHLDNAYWIPDMEALGRISKTNKTSQTAFRGFGGPQGVFVIEDIMGRCAPELGIDPAELRRRNFYVAGQTTPYGQPVRHPERMHEIWDQVIGTSGFAERSADIAAFNTAHENAKRALAITPIKFGISFNVAAFNQAGALVLVYKDGSVLINHGGTEMGQGLHTKMIQVAATALGVPRSAVRLAPTRTDKVPNTSATAASTGADLNGGAVKNACEQIRERMAGVAATMLRANPSDVRFSHGTVTALGQHATLTFDEVAQEAYLQRVQLSASGYYRTEGLHWDAEAWFGSPFKYFAYGAAATEVEVDGFTGAYRIRRVDIVHDVGDSLSPIIDIGQVEGGFVQGMGWLTLEDLRWDASDGPNRGRLLTQAASTYKLPSFSEMPEEFNVSLYERAHEDGVVYGSKAVGEPPLMLAFSAREALRQAAAAFGPADTPCDLASPATPENVFWALQRAALQNTDVHVDAPTADAAAAEPSLARS; translated from the coding sequence ATGAGCGCCCTGTCGGAACGTCCAGAGAACCCGGTCGTCGGAGTCCGGGAGCCGCACGAGAGCGCCGTCGGCCACGTCACGGGAGCCGCGCTCTACACTGACGACATCGCCGTGCGCGGTGATGCGCTCACCGCATGGCCTGTACAGGCGCCGCACGCTCACGCGCTCGTGACGGACATGCGCGTCGAGAGGGCACTCGCGGTGCCCGGCGTCGTTCGCGTCCTGACCGCGGACGACGTGCCCGGCATCAACGATGCGGGGGTCAAGGGTGACGAGCCTCTCTTTCCCACCGAGGTCATGTACTACGGCCATGCCGTGTGCTGGGTGCTCGGCGAGACGCCGGAGGCCGCGCGGCTGGGAGCTGCCGCCGTCGAGGTGGACTATGAACCACTCCCCTCTCTCGTCACGATTCGGGAGGCAATCGAGGCAGAGTCCTTTCAGGGACCGCAGCGACTCACGAAGCGCGGCGATGCCGATGCTGCCCTCGCAACAGCGCCTCGCGTCTTCGAGGGCGTTACCGAGTTTCCGGGGCAGGAGCACTTCTACCTTGAGACGATGGCGTCGCTCGCGTACTACGACGAGGGCGGCACTCTCTACGTGCAGGCTGGCACGCAGCATCCGTCTGAAACGCAAGAGATCGTCGCGCACGTTCTCGGCCTGACGAACAACGAAGTCGCGGTTCAGTGCATTCGCATGGGCGGAGGATTCGGCGGCAAGGAGATGCAGCCGCACGGCCTCGCCGCGATTGCCGCAATCGGCACATCGCTCACGGGCCGCCCTGTGCGACTGCGGCTCAACCGCACGCAAGACATCACCATCACCGGAAAGCGCCACGGGTTCCACGTGAGCTGGAAGGCCGGCTTCTCTGACGAGGGAAAGATCCTCGCGCTCAAGGCCACGCTCACGGCAGACGGCGGCTGGAGCCTCGACCTCTCGGAGGCGGTGCTCGGCCGCGCGCTGTGTCACCTCGACAACGCGTACTGGATTCCCGACATGGAGGCGCTCGGGCGCATCTCGAAGACGAACAAGACGTCGCAGACGGCATTCCGCGGCTTCGGCGGCCCTCAGGGCGTCTTCGTCATCGAGGACATCATGGGGCGCTGCGCGCCGGAGCTCGGCATCGACCCGGCCGAGCTGCGTCGCCGCAACTTCTACGTCGCCGGGCAGACAACGCCGTACGGGCAGCCCGTGCGTCACCCTGAGCGCATGCACGAGATCTGGGACCAGGTCATCGGGACGTCAGGCTTCGCCGAGCGCAGCGCCGACATCGCCGCGTTCAACACCGCGCACGAGAATGCCAAGCGCGCCCTCGCGATCACACCGATCAAGTTCGGCATCTCGTTCAACGTTGCGGCGTTCAACCAGGCCGGCGCGCTCGTGCTCGTGTACAAAGACGGCTCGGTGCTCATCAATCACGGCGGAACCGAGATGGGCCAGGGCCTGCACACGAAGATGATTCAGGTTGCGGCAACGGCTCTCGGCGTGCCGCGCTCTGCCGTGCGGCTTGCTCCGACGCGAACAGACAAGGTGCCCAACACCTCGGCGACGGCCGCGAGCACGGGAGCCGACCTCAACGGCGGTGCCGTGAAGAACGCGTGCGAGCAGATCCGCGAGCGCATGGCGGGAGTCGCGGCGACAATGCTGCGCGCCAACCCCAGCGATGTGCGATTCTCGCACGGGACCGTCACGGCACTCGGCCAGCACGCGACACTCACGTTCGACGAGGTGGCGCAAGAAGCCTACCTGCAGCGCGTTCAGCTGTCAGCATCCGGGTATTACCGCACTGAGGGGCTGCACTGGGACGCCGAAGCGTGGTTCGGCTCGCCGTTCAAGTACTTCGCGTACGGTGCCGCGGCGACGGAGGTCGAGGTCGATGGATTCACCGGTGCGTACCGCATCCGTCGCGTCGACATCGTTCACGACGTCGGCGACTCGCTCTCCCCGATCATCGACATCGGGCAGGTCGAGGGCGGCTTCGTGCAGGGAATGGGCTGGCTCACACTCGAGGATCTGCGCTGGGACGCCTCAGACGGCCCCAACCGCGGTCGGCTGCTGACGCAGGCGGCGAGCACATACAAGCTGCCGAGCTTCTCGGAGATGCCCGAGGAATTCAACGTGTCGCTCTACGAGCGCGCGCACGAAGACGGCGTCGTCTACGGTTCCAAAGCCGTCGGCGAACCGCCCCTCATGCTCGCGTTCAGCGCGCGGGAGGCGCTGCGGCAGGCCGCTGCCGCCTTCGGTCCAGCGGACACACCGTGCGATCTCGCCTCCCCGGCGACGCCCGAGAACGTGTTCTGGGCGCTGCAGCGTGCTGCGTTGCAGAACACCGACGTGCATGTCGACGCCCCGACCGCAGACGCTGCCGCCGCCGAACCGAGTCTCGCGAGGTCCTGA
- the xdhC gene encoding xanthine dehydrogenase accessory protein XdhC, with product MDWLRVAQTLRDRREGHVIVTLATVRGHSPRDGGAKMVVSRGESWGTIGGGNLEATAIDRARAMLESDAAVPELMTLNLSDKAPAEYGVQCCGGEVTMLLEPMRAGQSIAIFGMGHVGYELARILSRHDVSLALVDSREDAVAAERLAVLDDGPASITAHHAVVPESVLRTVPENTHVLIMTHDHAEDLALCDLALRTPGIASIGLIGSSAKWARFRMKLAEAGHSADEIARIQTPIGIDSIRAKEPAAIAVSVAAGLLSDVSAYPPSR from the coding sequence ATGGACTGGCTCAGGGTCGCGCAGACCCTGCGCGACCGCCGCGAGGGTCACGTTATCGTGACGCTCGCGACGGTTCGCGGTCATTCCCCGCGCGACGGGGGCGCCAAGATGGTCGTGTCGCGCGGCGAGTCGTGGGGCACGATCGGCGGGGGCAATCTCGAGGCCACCGCGATCGATCGCGCTCGTGCGATGTTGGAATCGGATGCAGCAGTCCCCGAGCTCATGACGCTCAACCTGAGCGACAAAGCTCCCGCCGAGTACGGCGTTCAATGTTGCGGAGGCGAGGTCACCATGCTGCTCGAACCCATGCGCGCTGGACAGTCGATCGCGATCTTCGGCATGGGCCACGTCGGCTATGAGCTTGCGCGCATTTTGTCACGCCACGACGTGAGTCTCGCGCTCGTCGACTCTCGAGAGGATGCTGTCGCGGCAGAGCGTCTCGCGGTGCTCGACGACGGCCCAGCGTCGATCACTGCACACCATGCCGTTGTTCCCGAGTCGGTTCTGCGCACGGTGCCCGAGAACACGCATGTGCTGATCATGACGCACGATCATGCGGAGGATCTGGCGCTGTGCGATCTCGCGCTCCGCACACCGGGCATCGCCTCGATCGGATTGATCGGCTCGAGCGCCAAGTGGGCGCGCTTTCGCATGAAGCTCGCCGAGGCAGGCCACTCAGCCGACGAGATCGCGCGCATTCAGACGCCGATCGGCATCGACAGCATCCGAGCAAAAGAACCGGCTGCGATCGCCGTGAGCGTCGCAGCCGGTCTTCTCAGTGACGTTAGTGCCTACCCGCCGAGCAGGTAG